One Ranitomeya variabilis isolate aRanVar5 chromosome 5, aRanVar5.hap1, whole genome shotgun sequence DNA window includes the following coding sequences:
- the LOC143774689 gene encoding olfactory receptor 5G9-like, which produces MCIFHQYRMVEDDHGFRREGNNLTATTDFFLLGFQGRQSLRIFLFCFFLVVYCGTICGNLLIITLVSTSKNLHTPMYFFISQLSMNDIFLSTHIAPNMLHILINNGGTITIAGCICQFYFFSTAEASECFLLTVMSYDRYVAICNPLRYTSIMTAEYCAKLSATCWLIGFLIILIDIFTISKLKFCGPNTIDHFFCDLLPLQEMSCSDIFILRLEIFFLGIISVIIPTIIIILSYFYIIVTILRIPSSTGRHKAFSTCSSHLTVVSIFYWTMFGVYVFPVKVETLSISKVLSLVYTVFTPLINPMIYSLRNKDIHKALKNTIQKLKSAVTRLGAGHSV; this is translated from the exons ATGTGTATATTCCACCAGTACCGTATGGTCGAGGACGACCATGgttttaggagggag GGGAACAACCTGACTGCGACCACAGATTTTTTCCTCTTAGGGTTCCAAGGCAGACAATCTCTAAGGATTTTCTTGTTCTGTTTTTTCCTGGTGGTTTACTGTGGGACAATATGTGGGAACCTCCTGATCATCACCCTGGTGTCCACCAGCAAGAACCTCCACACTCCAATGTACTTCTTCATCTCACAACTGTCTATGAATGACATCTTCTTAAGTACGCACATTGCCCCCAACATGCTTCATATTCTAATAAACAATGGTGGGACCATTACTATTGCTGGTTGTATTTGTCAGTTTTATTTCTTTAGTACTGCAGAAGCATCTGAATGTTTTCTTCTCACGGTGATGTCTTATGACAGATATGTGGCCATCTGTAATCCCCTCCGTTATACCTCTATAATGACAGCGGAATATTGTGCTAAATTATCTGCTACTTGTTGGTTGATCGGTTTTTTAATTATATTAATCGACATTTTTACAATATCAAAGCTGAAGTTCTGTGGACCAAACACCATAGACCATTTCTTCTGTGACCTTCTTCCCTTACAAGAAATGTCCTGCTCCGACATTTTTATTCTTCGATTAGAAATTTTCTTCCTTGGCATAATATCAGTTATCATACcaacaataataatcattttatcatatttttatattATTGTCACAATCTTAAGGATCCCGTCCAGTACCGGTAGACataaagccttctccacctgtagcTCCCACCTCACTGTGGTCTCCATATTCTACTGGACCATGTTCGGTGTTTATGTGTTTCCAGTGAAAGTAGAAACCTTGAGCATCAGTAAGGTTCTATCTCTGGTATACACTGTGTTTACTCCATTGATCAATCCTATGATATACAGTCTAAGAAATAAAGACATTCATAAAGCTTTGAAAAATACAATTCAAAAACTTAAAAGTGCAGTGACCAGGCTGGGCGCTGGCCACTCTGTTTAG